In Lagenorhynchus albirostris chromosome 1, mLagAlb1.1, whole genome shotgun sequence, the sequence gtgtgtgtatgtgtgggcgGGGGTCCCTAGCCAACTCTCCAGGAGCACGGGCGACCCTTAGGCCTGAGTTGGTGAGGGGACTCTGGAACTCCTCGGCCTCCGCCTGACGACTGGCTGGCCCCCAGGCCACGCTGGGAGGAGTCTAGCATAAAGCTTCGGAGGTGGCTCTCGTCCGGGGCAGCCAGCCCCCATGGCCCCCAGGCTGCTAGGCGGATGCTGTCGGCAGCGCCCCGCGGGCCCTTTGTTCGGGCCGCAGCCGGCTGAGAGCAGCTGCACTGCCCGAGAACCGCCCCGCAGAGACGCCGGGCGTGGCGGGGAACCAGTCCACTTGGCACCTTCTCCCCCGACTCTTGGGCCCAGGAACCCTTCCAGTTCCTGCATTCCACACGCCCAGTTGTGGCTTTTCTCCCGGCCCAGAGTCTTCGAGGACTGGAGAAGTGGAGTTCCCAGGGCCCAGCATCGAACTCCTTCTGCTTGGCTCCCAtggcccagagaagggaggggacagTTGAAACGTCGCCCGTTGgtataaatattaacaaaaagcAAATGGACTTGCGCGGGAGCCAGTTAGTTATCAATCAACCAGGCAGCAAGGCCACTTATGGCAAACATGGCCCATGTTGGTCCGGGCGAGACTTTCTCATGGCCACCTCCTGGTCagactgcccccccccccacgcccccgGGTCCCCGGGTGGTCCTGGGGCAAATCCCGTCCAGGAAACAGGAGCAGTCCCGGGTGCTGGAGACCCGTCTGGCTCCCTGGCGCCGCTGTTGGGAGGTTTCTTCGCCTCCAGGTACCGCAGGGTCGAAGCGGCGCACCACCCACCCCTGCCAGACCCCGGGCCTCGCCTGCTGGGTCTCTGCAGCACCCGTTGGTGGGTGTGCAGTGGCAGCCTCTTCCTGCGCCGGCAGCTCCCCCCTACTGAGGCCGGAGCCTTCTGGAATCTTTAATTGGAAGCTAATCTCCCCGCGTCTTAATAGGCGCCCACGTCAGAGGCGGGGCACCCACCCACCGGCACAGCCCAGCCCCCCCCCACCTGGGATGAGACGCAGCGTGAGCCTGGTTGCGCTGCACTTTAATGGGGAAGCAGCAAGTGTTACATTGAGGGaacatatattgattttttaaaggtaGTTAATTTGGTGAGAATTTCCTCCTGTCTCCCGTCGTCCGCCAGCCGATGTAATTTCGTGAAGAGAAAGCGCCTCTCCAAACACGCTGCCGCGGGCGGGCGGAGGGTTTTGACCCTCCACACCAGGCTGTACGGAACCCGGGGTACCAGGAGGGCATGAAGAAGCCACTCTCCCGCTACCCAGCGAAGAAGCCGACCTCGATGGGCCTTGCCTCGCATGGGGTAGAAACGAGTTTAAGGGGTCTTTGAGTGCAACGGCGAGCAAGAGCTGCAAGTGGCACCTCCCTCCGTGCACGGGAGCTGGCAGTGGGGAGGAGGGCGCAATGTCTCACAGCTGCGTCCAACATGCCCTGCAATCCGTTTTTAGTCACCTGCAGTCAGGGCCTACCAGAGATCATTTGAACGGTTCAGGAAACGGCCTCGttccgcccgcccccgcccccaccaccaAATTAAAATGTTAGCGGGAGGTCTTGTCGTTCTTCGGTGACTTAAAAACAAGTCTTGGCTCTTGCTGCGTAATGGGATTGATCCCGGCTGGCTCCGCACGCGCGCTCATCCCAGCCCGCCCCACCCCTTTAATGaagttaaagaaaggaaaatgggagaGACAACCCCGCATCCGGGTCTTAGGATAACGAGTTCGCTGGGGGTTTGGCGCCAAACTCACGTCCCGCCAGGGTCTccgattttccttttcttttttttttttctcgagGAAAAGGCCACGCGCCTCCGTCCAAAGGCTGGGCAGGACTTTCTACGCGCTGCTGGGTGCCAGGCAGCGGCCCCTTCGATAACTTCCTGGGTCCCGTGAGCCCGGGCGGGTACGTCCACCGCACTTCCCGTGTGCAGGTAGCAGTACTAGGGCTGCCCATGCGAGGAGGTGAGAGGGCGCTCGTACAGGGCAGGGCGCTAAGGCGGGTATCCAGGGCTCCGGGGTCGTCCCTGAACCTAATTTATCAGTTTGTCTTTCCAGGGGACAATAGGAGTCAGTGGGGAAGGAGAGTCATTTAAGTCCTGAGCAAGCGCCTTCAGGAGGTGGGGTGTTTGGAACGagcttccctgggggtggggggggaacgGCTCTCCATTTGCATCCCCTCCCTCCATTCCCCCAGCCCCACTAACCTGCCTGTGTGTGCACTGCCTCGGTAAAAAGTCCTGAAGCCGGGCTCGAGGCTGGCGTGTGCGTGTGAAAAGGCACTACCTTGGACGCCGGCATAGGCATATCAGCCTGGGAGAGGAATAGCGTTTTCGGCCGTCCCTTCCAGAACTTCAGCTGCCCTCGGGTCTCGGTCTACCCATGGGATGGGGGCGATCTGGTGGCTGCACACAAAGCTAGAGAGTGGAATTGCGGGAGCCCCAGAGGGTACCCTGTCAacctctttctttcccctcccgtccccttaccccagcctctcctggcttctgggctCAGGCTGCAAGAGTCCTCGTGGGGACTTTGGAGCCAACGAGCGCGGGGTTGGACTGGAAAACCTGGCGGGGCAGAGGCTCAGACGGTGCGGAGTTCCAGCAGGGAGGCCACAAGAACCCAGACCCCAGGACTGCTTTGGGTCGCATCCGGCTGGAGTCGCAGGCTCGCGGGGACGCCGGCACCCGCTTCCCTCTAGTTTCTCATTGGCCCGCACGATGTGGGGGAGGGGGCCCTGGCCTCTTGCTTTGATTTTAGACTGTGAAACGGCTCAGTGCCCACGGCTCTGCGCGGATTGACGGTCTCTCGTTCTCCAGGGACGAATTAATGGAGAACGATCAGTTAATTAACAAACCCTCATTCCGGCTTTTACCTTCTTCTTCGCCAGGACTCAGGCTAGGTCGCCGGGCTGAGATTGGGTGGGGGTGTGGCAGCATGTACCCCAGGAGTCAATCAACTCAGCCCGGGTCTCATCAAACCGAGTCCACCCTCAGCTGCCCTTGGCTGTACCTCTCCGCTTGTCCTCCGCCCTAGGGGGTCGCTGAATCTGCTTGAAATCCCCCGTGTGATTCAGGCTGGGGTCAGTTGTCCCCTCCGCCGGTGGGCCGGCCAGAGCCTTCCCCTTACCTTGGCTTAGAGAGGCTGGGGGAACTGGGCGCAGTGTCTACGCAGCGCCGCCAAGACCTTCCCGCTCAACTCGGAAACACCAGGCCCTCGGGGTGTTTGGGCCCGGAGACCTCTGCTCGAagacttgtttttttccctcacacTCCCACCCCCTGCATGGAATTCAGACGAAAATTCATGCagaggaataaaacaaaatgcGAAGCCCTAAGCGAGTCGGCAGCGAAATCGGTTTCTGGGCTAAGCTAGAAGCTCCCTTGTTGCTCGGccgccctcacctggaccttggCACGATCTGCCTCCCTCTCTACAGCCGGTCACAAGCGCAGAGTGCGTCCTAAACCTTAACGGAGCGTCTGCGCCACACACCCACCGCCGCGCGGCTTCGGAACCTTTGCTGGAACTCCCAGAGTGCgctccccaccctccagccccccaccccgccccgcgcCACTAAAGTGAGCGCGGGAGCGGGGTCACCGCAGTGAGTTCAGCTAAACATTGGCGGGCAGCTCCCGCACGCTCCAGCACAGCGCCCGGGTATGTGCCAGGGATACTGGCTGGCAGCACCTGCGCGCAGTTCCACGCACGCGTCGCCTCTCTCGCCCCGCAAACCTGGAGTGCCAAACCCAGAAGCGATGCACAGACCGTATCCAGCCAGGTGCTGGGATTTCTTTCCACCTACGGTCGTGCGAGCTTCCTGCGCTGTCTCCCAGCACAAATGCTCCTCTGCAATCACCCAGGCCGCGCTGCTCAGTTCCCGGAGCCTTCCACAGCCCAATGCACTGAGTCCTGGAAGAGGCTGTCTGCTCCCGGGAGCCACGCTCTGGCTCTTCCAGGCCTAGGGACCCCCCTCTCGGTGAAAGGAGGACGGGATGAAGCGTGCACAGagctctctccttccctgcctccttgGGTCCCTTCAGCTTCCCCAATACCTTATCTCCCCGCGCGCCCAGCTCCTTGGCCCGCTCACCTGCTAAGCGGAGCGCAGACATGCGCTGGAACTCCGGCTCCTGCAGCCACTTCCACATCCTCCGGAAGGTCTCCCGGCCGGATTTGAGTTTGCTCCAGGGTTTGGGGTTGCGCAGCAGGTCCGAGAGGGTCCCTTGGGAGCGACAGAGCACCCTCTGCGCGAAGATGGCCTGTGGTATGCTGTAGCGCTTAAGCTCGGTGGTGATACGCTGCGCCACCTCTTTGGTATTGATCTCTTCCATCTGCCCTGAATTACTTCCATTGCTGACCTGCGCACCGGTTACCGAAGGGTTGGGCTCCCGGGCCGTGCCCAGGAGTTGCCCGTGGCCCTGGGCGTTCAGGTGGGCGTGTGGGTGGTGTGGAGGAAGGCCGTTGATGGGAACCATGCCGGCCGAGGTGGGCGTGAGGTGCTGCTCCCCGTGACGGCCGAGCATGGCCGGGTGGTGGGCTTCGAAGCCATTGGGGGTGAGCATCTTGTCGGTGGGCATGGCGGCGCCCGGGTGGGCATAGTGGGGGAGCCCTTGCTGGGAGTTGTGGATGCCGCCCAGACCGGAGCcggagaggggagagaggctctGGCCCATGCCGGCCACGTCCTTGTGATAAGGGGTATAGAGGTTATTCATGGAGGCCAGCCCGCGCTCGTCCCGCATGAGCGTGAAGCTACCGCTCACATTGCCTGCCAGGCGCTGGTGGTGgtgcgggtggtggtggtggtggtggtggtggtgatggtgggggaaCTTGTCCGAGACGGTGGAGATGGGCGGCAGCGGCTGCAGAGGGGTTAAGGTGGTGTAGGTGGTGGGCATGCTCATACCTGGGGGAGTCTCGCAGGCCATGGTCATGGTGGGGTGCAGGGGGCCGGCCAGGCTGTGCTCGGGGGcccggtggtggtggtggtaatcgccgctgccgctgccgccgtcCAGCAAGGACGCCATGCCCATCGAGCGCGGGTGCGCGGGGGGCAGGTGGCTGCCGCGGTGCGCCACGGAGCTTCGCGCGTGGGGGCTACCGCCCAGCAAGTCAGCAGGGGCAGGCACCGGCTCATGGCTCACGCCGTGCAGCTCCCCGATCGCCTCCATGGTCAGCTGCGCGTTCATCGTGATCTGGGCGAGCGGACGGCGGACACAACATCGATGAGGCCGGGCAGAGGCGGCGAAGGGCGCACGCAGTCCGGTCTTCACATCGGCTGCTGGCGActgctgccttccttccttccttcctctcactgTGGGGCTCTGTCTCCCTCTCAGTGTGTCTCGCCTTCCCTCTtgcccccaccttcccctctgcgtcctcggctttttttttttaaatattaatttccaGAAAGGATCCGCGCCGTTGGGCGAGCGCGGTGCCCCCAGCccgcccgcccccggccccctcACGTCCCTCTCCTTCCTAGAATTGTGAGGCCCCCGGCTCCCCTGACGCACCCCTTGCGCCTTCCGCGGCTGCTGCCTGCCCGCGCCGCTGGCCAGCTCCAGCCATGGCTCGGTTACTGTTGCAGACTCTGTGGCCGCTgttccgccgccgccgccgcggcccgcCCTCACGCCCGCCGGGTGCAGCGCGCAGGCGCGCGGATCAGCCCCGCCCCCTCAGTCCCCGCGCGCGCGGCCGGTGACGTCCCCGTACAAATGAAGGTGGGGGTCCCAGCGCCGTTCGTAAGGCGCTGGGCTGCGGGGG encodes:
- the ONECUT1 gene encoding hepatocyte nuclear factor 6 — its product is MNAQLTMEAIGELHGVSHEPVPAPADLLGGSPHARSSVAHRGSHLPPAHPRSMGMASLLDGGSGSGDYHHHHRAPEHSLAGPLHPTMTMACETPPGMSMPTTYTTLTPLQPLPPISTVSDKFPHHHHHHHHHHHPHHHQRLAGNVSGSFTLMRDERGLASMNNLYTPYHKDVAGMGQSLSPLSGSGLGGIHNSQQGLPHYAHPGAAMPTDKMLTPNGFEAHHPAMLGRHGEQHLTPTSAGMVPINGLPPHHPHAHLNAQGHGQLLGTAREPNPSVTGAQVSNGSNSGQMEEINTKEVAQRITTELKRYSIPQAIFAQRVLCRSQGTLSDLLRNPKPWSKLKSGRETFRRMWKWLQEPEFQRMSALRLAACKRKEQEHGKDRGNTPKKPRLVFTDVQRRTLHAIFKENKRPSKELQITISQQLGLELSTVSNFFMNARRRSLDKWQDEGSSNSGNSSSSSSTCTKA